A genome region from Streptomyces sp. SAI-135 includes the following:
- a CDS encoding transcriptional regulator, whose translation MRRAWWPRCDDYPNETTAKRDQLFRAAGLLAPRDQTVGTHVPPSIRRLVDHIGELPIGVFAANWSLLWCNDMWMALHGDPPSLPPAERNLARALFGTGEDRWQLYSVTSTAGTYAFETAIVADLREAVSRYPADPELVALVDGLRAASPFFGELWSVAGMGQLTGDLKTISHPELGDVTLDLTVPGVDLRIVTYTAAPGTSGADQLDLLRAPRLSEAR comes from the coding sequence CAAGCGCGACCAGCTCTTCCGCGCTGCGGGCCTGCTCGCGCCCCGCGACCAGACCGTCGGCACCCACGTGCCACCGAGCATCCGCCGCCTCGTCGACCACATCGGCGAACTCCCGATCGGCGTGTTCGCCGCTAATTGGAGCCTGCTGTGGTGCAACGACATGTGGATGGCTTTGCACGGCGATCCACCCAGCCTGCCGCCCGCCGAACGCAACCTCGCCCGCGCCCTCTTCGGCACGGGCGAGGACCGCTGGCAACTGTATTCGGTCACCTCGACAGCCGGAACGTACGCTTTCGAGACCGCGATCGTCGCAGACCTGCGTGAAGCGGTCTCCCGCTACCCGGCCGACCCGGAACTGGTGGCGCTCGTGGACGGCTTGCGGGCGGCCTCACCCTTCTTCGGTGAGCTGTGGTCGGTGGCGGGCATGGGACAACTCACCGGCGATCTCAAGACGATCAGCCATCCCGAGCTGGGTGACGTCACTCTGGACTTGACTGTGCCAGGCGTCGATCTGCGCATCGTCACCTACACGGCAGCCCCGGGAACCAGCGGCGCCGACCAGCTCGACCTCCTGCGTGCGCCCCGGCTCAGCGAGGCTCGCTGA